In Mesorhizobium sp. M9A.F.Ca.ET.002.03.1.2, the DNA window AGCAGGCAGAACTGCCCTTGCATGACCAACCCTCGGTTCATGAAGCACTTTGACATCACCATGACCTATGAAGCCGCGGCCGATGTCTGGACGCCCTATCTTCCAAAGGCGGGTTGGTGGAAAGCCGTGCAAGCGAGCTCGATTCCATCGAAAACGGAACGTGCTCCGGTTGTGCATTTTCAATCCTCGACGATCGACCGCAGCGGCCGAGCTGCATTCACGGCAGAGCTTGCTTGCCATATCGAGATTGATTCCTATGGCCGGCATCGTCCCAATCGGCCGATCCAGGGGGCTGATCTTGGCCGGCAAACGAAGATCGAAACCATTGCGCGATATCGATTCTGCCTTGCTTTGGAGAATTCGATCTCGCCGGACTATGTGACCGAGAAGGTCTTCGATCCGCTGTTTGCCGGCACTGTGCCGATCTACCTTGGCGCGCCGAACATCGACGAATTCGTTCCAGCCAATTCCTATATCGATGCGACGGCCTTCGGCAGTCCTGCCGGCCTCGCATCCTACCTGCGTCATCTGGTCGAAACGCCGCAAGCCTATGAAGCCTATTTTGCCTGGCGCTCAAAGCCGCTGCCCGAGCCTCTCGCCAAGCGACTGCAAGAACTCGAGACGTCCCGAAAGTGTCGCTTGGTGACGCTCGTGCATCAACGCATGCAGGAACGCCACTGTCCACCATCGGAGCGTCCCTCGCTTCCGTTTGGCCGCGTTTCCCTACTGCGGACTTGGCTGCATCGCTGGCGGAAAAATCGTGACCCGAGGTAACAATTTCGGGAATGCGGCGGCAGGGCGAACATCTTCGTGCCCGATATTGCAACGGCGCCGGAGCCTGGGCTAATCCTTGCAGATGGGCAAGTTTCGTCGGCGAAAGCTCTTGCAAAAGGCGGCTCATTCCGCCGCCTTGCCCTTTCTCCGTGTTCCTCCGCTTTTATGGTCCAAGGGAATCGGGTCCTTCTGCGATTTCGCCGGTCCACGCTGGTATCGATACGCACCGACCGAATCGGCACAGACGGAGGCATTCTTCCGCAAGCACTATAGCGGCGCGCATGGCCTGGTCTGGCTGCGTCTGAGCACTCGGGCCAGGGAATCGCGTGTCTGCGATCTCGACACTTTCGTCGAAGTGGCCCTGCCGACCATCAAGGCGCCGTTCGCGCTGGTGACGACGGATGGCGATGCGTCGGTGCCGTCAAATCTCGCGAAGGATACCGCCGAGCGGCTTCTCGCCAACCCTTTCCTGGTGTCCTGGTACACCCAGAACTGCGACGGCGATCACCCCAAGCTCAAACCTTTCCCGATCGGGCTCGATCTTCACACGATGCGCAGCTTCAGCACGCCCGGACAGCTTGCGAGGCTCCTCGAAACCATTCGCCGTCGGCAGGACGCGCCGGAGCGCCGCCCGCTCAGAATATTCTGTGATCTCAACTTGAGCAGGGGACCCACGGGGCGACGGGACCTGGTCGATGCCCTGAAGGGATGCCCGCATGTCGATTTTCTTGACAAGCGGCTATCGCAACGCTCGATCTGGGAGCGCTATGCACAGTACCCGCTGGTCCTTTCGACGGCTGGAAGCGGCCTCGACTGCCACAGGACGTGGGAACTGCTGTATCTGGGCTGCATCGTCGTGACAAAGACGTCGCCGCTCGATCCTCTCTATGAAGGGTTCCCCGTCATCATAGTCGATGATTGGCAACAGGTCCGGGATCCCGAAATGATGGAGCGATGGGTCGGCCAGGTCGCGCATCTGACAGACCGCGATTACCTCTGGCAACGGTTGCGGCCGCAAGCCTATCTGGAACCCATCCGGCAAGAGCTCGAGCAGCGCCGGTCAGTTCCGATCACCACGGAACATGGAGTATCTCGAGCTTGGGAAGACCGACGGGTCTGATGCCCAGATCGTTGGCGAGGGCGCCAAAGCCTTCGGTTTCGATCAGATCGCGGTAGGGAATTTCCGGGAACCGAAGACCGCCGCGATGCAATGCGGCGTCGACAAGAAGCATGGTTCCACCGACCCCATCGAGACCAATGCTTTCGAGATGGCGAACGTCGCTGAGGTGAAGGCGGCCTATGAAATAGGCAGGCGGCTGGTAAAGGCCGCCACGCATTTCACGATAGTAGCGATAATTCCTTTCGGGCTGAGTGGTGACGAAGCTGTTGAGGTCGAAGCTGTCGCCGCCGGCGATCTTCACGCAGTTGGGAACCGCGATGCGATGCCCGCTTCCAATCAGCCGGTTCAAGACATCGCTTGGAAATCGCCACACATCGATGTCGATCCACAGCGCCCAGGCATCGTCGGCATCCAACCCATAATCGATCAGGTGGTTGCGCACCTTGGCAATGGCGCCCCGTCTCTCGCGCTGCCGTCTCGGTTTCGTTCGCTTCGCCCGGTCGAGGCGCGTGCCCAGATGCTTTTGCAGCATGACGACCCCACGATAGACGCCGGCAAGCGGCGCCGCTGCCGCCTGCAGTCGTTCCCAGCTCCCGTCCGAACTGTCGCCCTCGCAGAAGACCAGCTTGATCCTTTCCTTGGGGTAGTCGAGCACCTGCAACGCATCGAGGAACGGCTGGATATGGTCGGCCGCATCGCGCAGCGGCACCAGAATGGCGACATTCGAGCCCGACGGCGGCGCTGCCGAAAGCGCCGCCTGGCTGACGCTCGCTTTCGCCGCAGTCTCGTCGAGATGAGCGCCGCGTGTCAGATGGTGCCAGAACCGGTAGGCGTGACTGCGGATCGTGTCCCGCCACCGCGCTGCAGGTCGCGGCGTCCACCATGTGCCGGCCCAATGATGGATCGACAGCGTCTGCGCTCCGTTGCCAACTGGCATGTCCGTGCGCCCGGCCGAGTCCATAGGCGCAAATAAGGTCGAAGCGTGTATGGCGAAAGCCGCCTGGTCGCCATAGCCGAGCTGCGCCGAGGTCAGCACACAGGGGCCGGTCGCGTCGAGCGCTTCCTTGGCATGGACCAGCCCCGGCAACAGGGACAGGACCTCCAGCCAGAAGGGATGCCGGGGCGGGCTCGCCATCGTGCCGTTGAACAGCAAATAGGGCAGTCCGCGAAACTTTGCCTGGACGAGCGCGTGCGTATCCGGCTCCTTGCAGAGCACGACCCGGTCCTCGCTCATGATCGCATCGAAAGGGGCGACGCATTCGCAGTCGATGTCGGCGTAGACCCCGCCAAAATGATAGAGCAGCAGGTAGCGTGCCGCATCGGCGCGCATCACACCGTTCGAATAGCTGCAAAAGATCGACAGGAAATCCGGATAATGCTCGGCGACGAACTCGAGCAGCATCCGGTCGCTCCAGAACATCGTCGTCCAGCCGGGATGGTGCCGTTTCCAGCTCTCGACATAGCCCTGAAAGCGGGCAGGGACGCTGTCGGTCTTCCACGTCTGGTGCAGGATGGTGGGGATCATCGGCAGCTCATCGACCGGTGTTTGGAAAAAGCGTGGATATCATGCGCCGGCATCGTCCAGCCCAAAGCCGCTGCGGACAGCATTGCGGATGGCTTCAGGACCGAACCTGGACCATACGGCCGCATGCGCCCGGACACGCTGGCTCGCCATGCGCGTGCGGTACAGACAAAGCTCGATGGCCATGTCGGCAAGCCGCTCATCCGAATCCGATAGAAGCACCTCTTCATTTTCGACCAGGTCCAGGCCCTCGACCGCCAGCGGCGTCGCAACCACCGGAATGCCCCAGGCCATCGCTTCCAGAACCTTGATGCGCGTGCCGCCGCCCGCCGAAAGCGGGATGATGCTGAGATGCGCGCGCGACAGCAGCGGCCGCATATCGTCCGGATTTCCTACGAGGTCCACGCCTTGCAGTCCGGTTAGCGCTTTCACGGCCGGCTTTGGATATCGGCCGGCAAGAACCAGTCTCGCGGTCGGCAATCGTTGCCGGATGCGGGGCAGGATGGTGCCGGCCAGTCGTTCGGCGGCGTCGATGTTTGGCTCGTATCCGAGATGGCCGACAAACAGGATAGCCGGAAAGCCGTCGGACGTCCCAGCCTCCGCCGGCAGGTCGACGGGAATGTCTTCGAAACGGGGGATGCCGTTCGGCACGATATCGATCGGCGCCTTGTGCGGGCAAAGTGCGGCCAGCCTTTCGTAATCCTGCCTTGAGCAGACCCAGGCCCTGTCGACGATGGCGAGCGCCTTTCTTTCGAGGCGCCTGACGCCAAGGGCGGCGGCGATGGCCGGCGTCGATCTTGTGTCGTCGGCGCGATGCAACTGTCCCGCCAGGTCGGACTCGACATTGTGCATATCGAGGATGAGCTGTCCGGCCAAGGACCGCAAGGGCCGCAGCAGTTTGAACAGCGCAATGCCCTCGACCACGATGCTGTCCGGGGCAAATTCGCGGACAATCGCCGCGAGACGCGTCAGCGCGGTGCGTGGAATTCGTTTCTCGGCACGTATCCTCCACCAGCCGATCGAGGCCGTACGGGCTTCCCCCTCGATCGTCAAAGAAGCCGTTTGAATGCGGGGATCGGCCGGTTTCGATGGATCGGCCTGCGGCCGGATCGAGACAAGGCAGACCGGCCCGAATTCCGCCGCGACCATGGCGTTGCGATGGTTCCTGAGATCGGCGCCCGAGGCAGGAGGGAAGGCCGGATCGTAGGACAGCACCAGCGTGCGCCGCTCCTTGCCGTGGTTGGGGGTGGTAGCCCTTGCATCCGGCCTGTGCTTTTCAGTCATTGCTCCGACGTGGATCCGGGCGCTGTACTGCAAGGCCTTCCAGCTCCGGCCCGATGCTTGATGGGCGCGAACGGCCCGCATCATGCCTGCCGCGTCGGTGTATCTTTTGTGCTTGATGAGCTGTCGTGAAATCCGCTGCGCGATCCAGGACTTTCGCCATTGAACGGCCTCCCTCTCGACGCCTAAGTCAGTCAGCCTGTCCAGTTCGAGCGCAATGGCAAGAAATGTCCTGCGCGGCGCAAGGATGAAGCGCTGCGCCATTCGTGCCTCGTCGTGATGATAGAGCAGCACCGGAGCCGAGACGATTGCCGCCTCGAAGCGCGCGAGCAGGGCCGCCCAGTAGCACGTGTCTTCATCGAGACCGATCGCTTCCGGAAAGCGGATGGTGGCCGTGGCTGATGTCGCGACCAGCGCGCTTCCCATGGCGATCGGCCAGAGTTCGTTGAGAAGGTATCGCCTGGTGTTTTGGGCTCTGTCGCTGGTGTATCCGTGCGGGGTCTTGAGCTTGTCCGGCCGCCCGTTCGTGCGACGGATGCTGGCCCCGATCGACAGGCCCGCCTCGGGATTGCACAGGAGGGCATCATGTAAAAGCGACAGGCCTCCCTCTATCAACTCGTCATCCGCATCGAGGAAGAATATGGATTTGCCGCTGGCCCGCGCAATTCCGACGTTGCGCGCGGCGCCGGCGCTGCCGAGGCGGACGCTGACGACCTCCAGCGGCAATCCGTACCGCTGCGCGCTTGCGATCGCGGCAGACGTGGTCTGATCGTCGGAACCGTCATCGACCAGAAGGATCTCGCCGATCCGATCTCTGTCGGGCATCAGGCTGCGCAGCGTGGCATCGATCGTCGCGGCAGCATTCCTTGCCGGGATGACGACCGTGACGTCCAATCGCGTTTCCCCTGATTTACTCACTGCCGCTCGAAAAAGCCTCGGTTTCGCAAACGATCGTAATAATGCTTCAGCGGCGAGACCGGGCGCAGCGAAAGATTGGCGAGGTTCTCGACCAACTGGGGTTCGAGATCGAACGGCGACTGGTTCTCCAACCAGCTGTAGGAGGAACCGTCCTTCAGCACCGAGGGACTGCCCACCACGTAACCGCCAAGCCCCTTGACGTGGCCAACCCGGCGCATGCCGAAATGCAGGCTGGATGACACCATCGGTTCACGTGTCCTCAGATAGACATGGAAGCCATTCGGGGACCTTGCCACCGGTGTACGGTTTGCAATTTCACCATGGAGGCTGAACCAGCCCCGATATGCGGCGGCGCTGTCGAAATCCAGGATCAGCAGGTTGGAAAATCCTCCCAATATGCCGACATTTCCGGCGAAGTCGTGAAACCAGCGCTCGATGTCTTCGCCGGTCGGTGGCTTTTGCGACAGCTGGAACGCAATGGAACAGAAGGCGAGTTCCTTCAGGTCCTTGCGGCAGGTTTGCAAGTGCAGCGGATCATATCCCATGGCCTCGAGGTCGAGATGCTTGCCGCCGGCACGAAGCGGCAGGCATATGTAACCTCGCGCCAGCAGCCGGACCGCATAGTCGGTCTTTATTTTAGGCAACATCCAGAAATGGTCCGCCCCGTGCTATTTCACGTCAATCTTTTTTAGCCGAATAGCACTTTCGTCAAGCGCTGGATGCGGCGCGGCGGCCGTGTATGTGGCAAGTCGCGTCGATCTTTGATCAGGTCGCTGTGGTTTCCGGGTCGACAGTCCCGTCATTCGACACAGGCAGCCTCGCGAGGGCTCGCCGGCTGCGCCAACCAGCCGCCGCTGAACCCCGCCCTGTGCAGGCCATGACGGATATGCTGATTTGACCGCATCAGGTTCCAGATCAGGCGCGAGCGATGGTTCTCGATCATCAGCACGACGATACCCTGGTCTAGTCCGTAGTGCGCGTCCGATATCCAGCCGCTCGGCCCGAACTTTCGCCGGTTCGCCAGCGTCGGATTGAAGCCGCTCGGCATCCTGAAGCTTTCGATCACCTCGGGGTGGCGTTCTCTGAGATGGCGCAGCGCCGGCAGGCAGATTTCCGGCGCGAAGGGCAGCGATGCGAGATATGACCACGGCGCTATCGTTCCGTCGTCGGGGCCGAACGGCGCGCCGCGCGCTGCATAGCCGGAAAATTTGCGCGGCCGCCGCTCGATCCGCGCCCGGAAATTGCCCGGTCCGTCACCCGCCGAAAGACCCCAAAGTTCTTCGCTGTAGCCGTCGTAGCCGGACGGGTTGTGCCGTGCATAGTCCCGGTGAAGGAAAGTCGAGCGGCGGCTGTTTTCGAAATAGTCCGAGTTCTTCTCCCGCATGAACGCATCGCGGATGCCGTCGAAGTCGATCCAGGCATGCGAGAACTGGTGCATGAACAGCGGGCCGCCATAGAGCACGTCGTAACCGTAGATATTCTCCCACCGATATGTCGCCGTCCAGCCCGCATAGCTTTCGTCCGAGGCCGGCTTGTCCGGGGCTGCCATTGCCAGAACGTAGAGCAGCATCGCTTCGTTGTAGCCTTCCCAGCCATAACGCAGAAAGCCGCTCTTCGGCTTCCAGCCCTGTCGCAAGGTCTGACTGCTGCCTTGCGCCCATCGCCAGTCGACGCGCCGGTAGAGCATCTCCGCCAGGTCGCGGATTTCAGGTTCATCGTCATTGTCGCCGGTGAAATAGGCGCCGGCCACGAGCACGCCGGCCATCAAAAGCGCCGTGTCGACCATCGACAATTCGCATCGCCAGGCGCGCCGGCCGCTCTGCATATCGAGGAAGTGGTAGTAGAACCCCTTGTGGCCGGTGGCGTCGGCGCCATTGCCTTGCCGGCTGTTCCAGAAGAAGCGCAGTGCGGCAAGCGTCAGCTTCACGGCTGCGTCTCGTGTCACCCAGCCGCGCTCGACTCCGACCGGATAGCAGGACAGGGCGAAGCCGACGGCAGCGATGCTTGCCGGCCAATTTGGTCGCGACGTGTCGGCGACCAGTCCGTTCTCGGGATTCACGGTTTCCAGGAAATAGCCGAAGGCCGCGCGCTGGAAGCGATCGAGCAGGTCTTCGTCGGACAATGGTGGTTCGACCCTGAGCAAACGAAGTGAACTCCAGTCCGGCGACGCTAGCTGTGAGTTTCCAGAAGGTTGTCCATTCGGGCCCGACCGAGGAGACTGGAGTTACCACACTTCAGATTCGTCGGAGGACCCGAATGGACAACCTTCTGGAAACTCACAGCTAGAGCGGTTCATCGTTTCACGGAAACGCAGAGCCGCTCTATCCCCCTGTTTTGACGCAATTCCGGACGGAAAACCGTTTCACACTTTTCCTGGAATTGCTCTAGATCGCGCCTGACTTGCTTCAATAGGTCGCCCGGCCGCCGGAAACGTCGAAAACGGCGGCCGTCGTGAAGGAGCATTCCTCGGAAGCGATCCATGAGATCAGTGCCGCCACTTCCTCGACCTCGCCAAACCGCGCCATCGGTATTTTCGACAGCATGAAATCGATGTGCTCCTGGCTCATCTGCTGGAAGATCGCGGTGCGCACGGCTGCCGGCGTGACGCAGTTCACCGTCACCTTGGTCTTGGCCAGCTCCTTGCCCAGCGACTTGGTCATGCCGATCACCGCCGCCTTGGACGTGCTGTAGGCCGACGCGTTGGGATTTCCCTCCTTGCCGGCAATCGAGGCGATGTTGACGATCCTGCCGTAATTGCGCTCGATCATGTGCGGAACCAGCGCCTTGTTGCAATAGAAGACGCCGTTGATGTTGATGTCGACGACCCGGCGCCAATCCTCCACCGAATAATCCCACGTCGTCATGTTCGGTCCGGTGATGGCCGCACTGGTGACCAGGATATCGACCACGCCAAGCGCTTCGATCGTGCTGAGGGCGGCGTGTTCGACCGCTGCCGCATCAGCGACGTCGACGGTCACGCCGTGCAGGCTGGCAATGACGGCCTTGGCCTCTTCGATCTGGGCGGAGTCGCGATCCCAGACGCAAACGCGCCCGCCCTCTTCGACAATCCTTTGCGCGACGGCCAGGCCGATGCCTGAGGCGCCACCGGTGATCACGGCCGACCGTCCGGCAAACCGTCCCGCAAAACTCATTGGCATATGGTCTTCCCTTGTTGCCCATTCCGACGGGCGCTGGGCGGCGTCGTCGGCGGCGAATGTGAAGTCAACGGCCGACAAGTTCAAGTCGAGATCTGGGGTCGCCGCACGGGTTCTGGTGGGCCAGGAGCAGGCGATTGAAGACGTGGCCTTCTGGCGGCGATTTCTCTGCCCGATGCTGGAAAACTGCAAAAACTGCTCGGCGGTGATGCCCAGGCGCTCGGCGATGTTCGCGGTCGGGTGGCCGGCAGCTGGACGAGTTCCTATTCCCGCAGCGGCGTCCGTACAGGTGTTTTTGCCTCATTTGGGTGACAGGCTACGGCGAATGGGTTATATTGCACTGCACAACGAGAGCGCCCGCACGTGGCGCGGCGGCGAATCGGCATTGAACTGGATGGACGGGAATCCGCTACCGAGATGAAGATTCCGAAATCTCTGTTGGTCGACCCGGAGAAGAACACGGTCTACGGCGCATTCGCCGTTGCCATTTCCATCTGGGCGTTCTCCTACTCCTCCGTTTTCGGTCAAATCCTGATCCTGGCCTATTATGCGGTCTGGCTCCCCCTCATCCTGGTGGACTACCGGCGGCTGTTGCGGCATGTTTCCAGCGTCGGGCTTCCGCTGGCGTTTGCAATCTACATCTGCCTCTCTGTGTTCTGGTCGGATGCTCCCGGCATCACGTTGAGGACGGCGATCCAATATTGCTCTCATATTGCCTGCGCCTACATTGCAGCGCGCACCGTCAGTGTCCGGACGTTGACAATAGGCTCACTGGTCGGGATTTTTTTCGTCCTGCTCTATTCGCTCAAGGTCGGGGCTTATTCCTATGATATTCTCGACGGGACGTACAATTTCGTCGGCGCATTCAGCTCCAAAAACCAGATCGGCTTTGTCGCATCGCTCGGCATCTATTTTTGCATTGTCTTCCTGGCCTTTCTCAGACGCGGCCGGATAAGCCTTTTCCTCACGGCGCCGGTCGTCGTTCTGTCGGCCTATATGCTGTTCGTTGCGCATTCCGCCACTTCGACGGCTTCGATACCGGCAGTTCTCGCTCTGGTGGCTCTGCTTGCCATGACCAAGAAGCTTTCGCTCCGCTATCGACGGGTGATTTTCCTTGTTGGCGCAGGCGGGCTGGTCGTGGTTACCGTGGTTGCCTTTGCCGGACTTCTGGATTTCGTCCTTGGCGCCTTCGGAAAGGATTCCACGCTCACCGGGCGGACCTATCTCTGGGATCAGGGCTGGAACGCGGCGCAGCAAGCGCCGATCCTCGGCGTCGGCTACGCGGCCTATTGGGTGCAGGGTTTCGCCGAGGCCGAGCGGCTTTGGAACGAATTCTACATCACGACCCGAGCCGGCTTCCACTTCCACAACACCTACATAGAAGCCCTCGTCGAGCTTGGTTATGTCGGGGCGACGCTGATTTCGCTGATCATCCTGCGCACGCTGTGGGGCCATATATCGGCATTGGTGTTCAGGACATGGCAAGCCGAGTCCGTGATTCTCGCCGGCGTGATGGTGCTTCTGTTCATCCGGTCCTTCGTCGAGATCGATACCTTCAATCCCTACATCATGGGCTCCTTCCTCCTGTATTACAGCTACTTCAAGCTGGCGAAGGTGCCTGTCGCCCGTCCCCGGTGGACCGCGGTCAGCGATTTCGAGGAAGCGAAAACCGCAAGGGGCTAAACAAACAAAAAATGAATGTGACCTTGGGGGCAATTTCACGAACTATTCGGGCACGATTTCCTGCGACCAGGCTTGGTGAGGGCACTTTGAGTGGCCCACTGACCCGGCTCCAATTGCGCTATGATCCCCGACTTCGACGCCAAGGCGGTCTATGATCTTCTCCGCCACACGAAGACGCCGCCCGCCCGCGCTAAGGCCGAACGATCGTCTCGCAGGCAGCTTCTGAAGCGGTGGCGAGAGGCCGTTGCTCCTTCACTCTCGCCCGAGCTGGGCCTGCTGCCTGTTGATCAGGCCCTAAGGGTCAGGAGCGCATACCATGCGAACCGCTTCACAAAGGGAAGCGTCAGAACGACTGAATCGACAGCTTTGCCAACTGTGTAGACGGTCTCCGAGATGCTTCGCGGCATCAGCGCGCTTCCTACGGAGCACAGGCCGAAATATTCCACCTGGACATCGCGGAAATAGCGGCGCGCCAACGCGAAGTCCGAAACTAACAATGGTTATCAGTACATCATTCTTGCCACGCCCACGACCGACACGACCCGGCCCGCGCTAAGGCGAACGATCGTCTCGCAGG includes these proteins:
- a CDS encoding glycosyltransferase family 10 fucosyltransferase: MPSNAPLILFYTSFFGRPVDIAAVPRCALPVRWTLDRRRIAEATAVVFHIPDFREIGDARKYPGQHWVAWSMESRQNCPCMTNPRFMKHFDITMTYEAAADVWTPYLPKAGWWKAVQASSIPSKTERAPVVHFQSSTIDRSGRAAFTAELACHIEIDSYGRHRPNRPIQGADLGRQTKIETIARYRFCLALENSISPDYVTEKVFDPLFAGTVPIYLGAPNIDEFVPANSYIDATAFGSPAGLASYLRHLVETPQAYEAYFAWRSKPLPEPLAKRLQELETSRKCRLVTLVHQRMQERHCPPSERPSLPFGRVSLLRTWLHRWRKNRDPR
- a CDS encoding glycosyltransferase; the encoded protein is MIPTILHQTWKTDSVPARFQGYVESWKRHHPGWTTMFWSDRMLLEFVAEHYPDFLSIFCSYSNGVMRADAARYLLLYHFGGVYADIDCECVAPFDAIMSEDRVVLCKEPDTHALVQAKFRGLPYLLFNGTMASPPRHPFWLEVLSLLPGLVHAKEALDATGPCVLTSAQLGYGDQAAFAIHASTLFAPMDSAGRTDMPVGNGAQTLSIHHWAGTWWTPRPAARWRDTIRSHAYRFWHHLTRGAHLDETAAKASVSQAALSAAPPSGSNVAILVPLRDAADHIQPFLDALQVLDYPKERIKLVFCEGDSSDGSWERLQAAAAPLAGVYRGVVMLQKHLGTRLDRAKRTKPRRQRERRGAIAKVRNHLIDYGLDADDAWALWIDIDVWRFPSDVLNRLIGSGHRIAVPNCVKIAGGDSFDLNSFVTTQPERNYRYYREMRGGLYQPPAYFIGRLHLSDVRHLESIGLDGVGGTMLLVDAALHRGGLRFPEIPYRDLIETEGFGALANDLGIRPVGLPKLEILHVPW
- a CDS encoding glycosyltransferase, with amino-acid sequence MDVTVVIPARNAAATIDATLRSLMPDRDRIGEILLVDDGSDDQTTSAAIASAQRYGLPLEVVSVRLGSAGAARNVGIARASGKSIFFLDADDELIEGGLSLLHDALLCNPEAGLSIGASIRRTNGRPDKLKTPHGYTSDRAQNTRRYLLNELWPIAMGSALVATSATATIRFPEAIGLDEDTCYWAALLARFEAAIVSAPVLLYHHDEARMAQRFILAPRRTFLAIALELDRLTDLGVEREAVQWRKSWIAQRISRQLIKHKRYTDAAGMMRAVRAHQASGRSWKALQYSARIHVGAMTEKHRPDARATTPNHGKERRTLVLSYDPAFPPASGADLRNHRNAMVAAEFGPVCLVSIRPQADPSKPADPRIQTASLTIEGEARTASIGWWRIRAEKRIPRTALTRLAAIVREFAPDSIVVEGIALFKLLRPLRSLAGQLILDMHNVESDLAGQLHRADDTRSTPAIAAALGVRRLERKALAIVDRAWVCSRQDYERLAALCPHKAPIDIVPNGIPRFEDIPVDLPAEAGTSDGFPAILFVGHLGYEPNIDAAERLAGTILPRIRQRLPTARLVLAGRYPKPAVKALTGLQGVDLVGNPDDMRPLLSRAHLSIIPLSAGGGTRIKVLEAMAWGIPVVATPLAVEGLDLVENEEVLLSDSDERLADMAIELCLYRTRMASQRVRAHAAVWSRFGPEAIRNAVRSGFGLDDAGA
- a CDS encoding bifunctional DNA primase/polymerase; its protein translation is MLPKIKTDYAVRLLARGYICLPLRAGGKHLDLEAMGYDPLHLQTCRKDLKELAFCSIAFQLSQKPPTGEDIERWFHDFAGNVGILGGFSNLLILDFDSAAAYRGWFSLHGEIANRTPVARSPNGFHVYLRTREPMVSSSLHFGMRRVGHVKGLGGYVVGSPSVLKDGSSYSWLENQSPFDLEPQLVENLANLSLRPVSPLKHYYDRLRNRGFFERQ
- a CDS encoding glucoamylase family protein; translation: MLRVEPPLSDEDLLDRFQRAAFGYFLETVNPENGLVADTSRPNWPASIAAVGFALSCYPVGVERGWVTRDAAVKLTLAALRFFWNSRQGNGADATGHKGFYYHFLDMQSGRRAWRCELSMVDTALLMAGVLVAGAYFTGDNDDEPEIRDLAEMLYRRVDWRWAQGSSQTLRQGWKPKSGFLRYGWEGYNEAMLLYVLAMAAPDKPASDESYAGWTATYRWENIYGYDVLYGGPLFMHQFSHAWIDFDGIRDAFMREKNSDYFENSRRSTFLHRDYARHNPSGYDGYSEELWGLSAGDGPGNFRARIERRPRKFSGYAARGAPFGPDDGTIAPWSYLASLPFAPEICLPALRHLRERHPEVIESFRMPSGFNPTLANRRKFGPSGWISDAHYGLDQGIVVLMIENHRSRLIWNLMRSNQHIRHGLHRAGFSGGWLAQPASPREAACVE
- a CDS encoding SDR family NAD(P)-dependent oxidoreductase, encoding MPMSFAGRFAGRSAVITGGASGIGLAVAQRIVEEGGRVCVWDRDSAQIEEAKAVIASLHGVTVDVADAAAVEHAALSTIEALGVVDILVTSAAITGPNMTTWDYSVEDWRRVVDININGVFYCNKALVPHMIERNYGRIVNIASIAGKEGNPNASAYSTSKAAVIGMTKSLGKELAKTKVTVNCVTPAAVRTAIFQQMSQEHIDFMLSKIPMARFGEVEEVAALISWIASEECSFTTAAVFDVSGGRATY
- a CDS encoding O-antigen ligase, whose amino-acid sequence is MKIPKSLLVDPEKNTVYGAFAVAISIWAFSYSSVFGQILILAYYAVWLPLILVDYRRLLRHVSSVGLPLAFAIYICLSVFWSDAPGITLRTAIQYCSHIACAYIAARTVSVRTLTIGSLVGIFFVLLYSLKVGAYSYDILDGTYNFVGAFSSKNQIGFVASLGIYFCIVFLAFLRRGRISLFLTAPVVVLSAYMLFVAHSATSTASIPAVLALVALLAMTKKLSLRYRRVIFLVGAGGLVVVTVVAFAGLLDFVLGAFGKDSTLTGRTYLWDQGWNAAQQAPILGVGYAAYWVQGFAEAERLWNEFYITTRAGFHFHNTYIEALVELGYVGATLISLIILRTLWGHISALVFRTWQAESVILAGVMVLLFIRSFVEIDTFNPYIMGSFLLYYSYFKLAKVPVARPRWTAVSDFEEAKTARG